One Caretta caretta isolate rCarCar2 chromosome 8, rCarCar1.hap1, whole genome shotgun sequence DNA window includes the following coding sequences:
- the FCHSD1 gene encoding F-BAR and double SH3 domains protein 1 isoform X1, translated as MQPPPRKVKLTQEVKVRFIEQLSSLQSKQQRETELLEDIRSYSKQRSAIEREYGQALQRLAGQFLKRDWQRGRNETNDSRSAFAVWKGAIDSTVCTGQARVAASENYRNLSLEVAKTTRLSKEHLLKKSTEQLQRVQAELLETVKEVGKAKKRYVHLQRVSEVAKEKATDVEARLRKSDHGIFHTKASLQKLSTKFSVQLAEYSQQLAVAQNEYLLTLGAANAHLGHYYHIELPAVMKTLDGDLYERLRDHLTLVSQTELEACHATQERFRGILEASAQVCREQSLLLFLQDNTAFAPTPEQQFQPSGADQARLLEARSGSAVESGLEKEARRWATRAARDYKIKTHGKQVLQRMEARRQQAPEAETPGMERRMEEVSENIRKAEVSRVKADARLALLRQAGLDVDTWLAGAMGQVLEELEQERRLSEARKSDKESTPTAEEFDLAEFDDYDDNEELFEDAGLCPGTARIYPSTCRVFFGYQACQSDELSIHQGEELEVIEDGDVEEWVKARNQAGQVGYVPEKYLMFLDAVGSERRALTGSCQEGSSETALERELTSIMTMDLVLEPGAWLVRALYDYEGQSVEELTFPEGAIIRVLPREEGEVDDGFWKGDFNGRVGVFPSLVVEEITGAIGVAGQELPSPSPPAFSPPVLVPGARLGSHPLPEVLLGACRQDGVASGPSSPDLGAARIRPLRAPPPPPAKAPEPEPEPRIS; from the exons GCACTGCAGAGGCTGGCGGGTCAGTTCCTGAAGAGAGACTGGCAGCGGGGCCGAAATGAGACCAACGACTCCAG GAGTGCCTTTGCCGTCTGGAAGGGGGCGATTGACAGCACAGTGTGCACCGGGCAGGCCCGGGTGGCAGCCTCAGAGAATTACCGCAACCTGAGTCTGGAGGTGGCTAAAACCACCCGACTGTCCAAGGAACACCTGCTCAAAAAG agCACGGAGCAGCTGCAGAGGGTACAGGCAGAGCTCCTGGAGACAGTGAAGGAAGTGGGCAAAGCCAAGAAGCGCTACGTGCATCTGCAGCGGGTCAGCGAGGTGGCCAAGGAGAAAGCGACTGATGTGGAGGCCCG GCTCCGGAAGAGTGACCATGGCATATTCCACACCAAGGCCAGTTTGCAGAAGCTCAGCACCAAG TTTTCCGTGCAGCTGGCCGAGTACTCGCAGCAGCTGGCGGTGGCGCAGAATGAATACCTGCTGACGCTGGGAGCTGCCAATGCCCACCTGGGGCACTACTACCACATCGAGCTGCCTGCCGTCATGAAG ACCCTGGATGGTGACTTGTACGAGCGGCTCCGGGATCACCTGACCCTGGTCAGTCAGACAGAATTAGAGGCCTGCCACGCCACgcaggagcggtttcgggggatCCTGGAGGCCTCCGCACAG GTGTGCAGGGAGCAGAGCCTCCTCCTGTTCCTGCAGGATAACACTGCCTTCGCCCCAACTCCTGAGCAGCAGTTCCAGCCATCGGGCGCCGACCAG GCGCGGCTCCTGGAGGCGAGGAGTGGCAGCGCTGTGGAGAGCGGGCTGGAGAAGGAGGCTCGGCGCTGGGCCACCCGGGCAGCCAGAGACTACAAAATAAAGACTCATGGCAAGCAG GTTCTGCAGAGGATGGAAGCCAGGAGGCAGCAGGCCCCTGAAGCGGAGACGCCCGGCATGGAGAGAAGGATGGAAGAAGTGAGCGAGAACATCCGGAAAGCAGAG GTCAGCAGAGTAAAGGCCGATGCCCGGCTGGCATTGCTGCGCCAGGCCGGCCTAGATGTGGAcacctggctggcaggagccatggGGCAGGTCctggaggagctggagcaggagcgACGGCTGAGCGAGGCCCGCAAGTCGGACAAGGAGTCGACTCCCACG GCAGAAGAGTTTGATCTGGCAGAGTTTGACGATTATGATGACAATGAGGAGCTCTTTGAGGATGCTGGTCTCTGCCCTGGCACTGCCCGCATCTACCCATCCACCTGCAGGGTGTTCTTCGGGTACCAG GCCTGCCAGTCTGACGAGCTGTCCATCCACCAGGGCGAGGAGCTGGAGGTCATTGAGGACGGCGATGTGGAAGAATGGGTCAAG GCTCGGAACCAAGCGGGGCAGGTGGGCTATGTCCCCGAGAAGTACCTGATGTTCCTGGACGCTGTGGGGAGCGAGCGCAGGgcgctgaccgggagctgccagGAGGGCTCCTCCGAGACTGCCTTGGAAAGGGAGCTCACTAGCATTATGACCATGGACCTGGTGCTGGAGCCAGGAG CATGGCTGGTGCGAGCCCTCTACGATTACGAGGGGCAGAGTGTGGAGGAGCTGACCTTCCCCGAGGGAGCCATAATCCGAGTGCTCCCcagagaggagggggaagtggACGATGGCTTCTGGAAAGGGGACTTCAACGGGCGTGTTGGGGTCTTCCCTTCACTGGTGGTGGAAGAAATAACTGGAGCCATAGGAGTGGCTGGGCAG GAGCTCCCATCACCATCTCCTCCAGCCTTCTCCCCTCCGGTCCTTGTGCCCGGTGCCAGGCTGGGCTCCCACCCCCTTCCGGAAGTGCTGCTGGGAG cctgcaggcaggatggtgtaGCCAGTGGACCGAGCTCTCCAGACCTGGGAGCAGCACGGATCCGCCCG ctgcgagcgccacctcctccccctgccaaagCCCCAGAACCCGAGCCTGAACCGCGCATCAGCTGA
- the FCHSD1 gene encoding F-BAR and double SH3 domains protein 1 isoform X2 has protein sequence MQPPPRKVKLTQEVKVRFIEQLSSLQSKQQRETELLEDIRSYSKQRSAIEREYGQALQRLAGQFLKRDWQRGRNETNDSRSAFAVWKGAIDSTVCTGQARVAASENYRNLSLEVAKTTRLSKEHLLKKSTEQLQRVQAELLETVKEVGKAKKRYVHLQRVSEVAKEKATDVEARLRKSDHGIFHTKASLQKLSTKFSVQLAEYSQQLAVAQNEYLLTLGAANAHLGHYYHIELPAVMKTLDGDLYERLRDHLTLVSQTELEACHATQERFRGILEASAQVCREQSLLLFLQDNTAFAPTPEQQFQPSGADQARLLEARSGSAVESGLEKEARRWATRAARDYKIKTHGKQVLQRMEARRQQAPEAETPGMERRMEEVSENIRKAEVSRVKADARLALLRQAGLDVDTWLAGAMGQVLEELEQERRLSEARKSDKESTPTAEEFDLAEFDDYDDNEELFEDAGLCPGTARIYPSTCRVFFGYQACQSDELSIHQGEELEVIEDGDVEEWVKARNQAGQVGYVPEKYLMFLDAVGSERRALTGSCQEGSSETALERELTSIMTMDLVLEPGALPALSGCLQHGWCEPSTITRGRVWRS, from the exons GCACTGCAGAGGCTGGCGGGTCAGTTCCTGAAGAGAGACTGGCAGCGGGGCCGAAATGAGACCAACGACTCCAG GAGTGCCTTTGCCGTCTGGAAGGGGGCGATTGACAGCACAGTGTGCACCGGGCAGGCCCGGGTGGCAGCCTCAGAGAATTACCGCAACCTGAGTCTGGAGGTGGCTAAAACCACCCGACTGTCCAAGGAACACCTGCTCAAAAAG agCACGGAGCAGCTGCAGAGGGTACAGGCAGAGCTCCTGGAGACAGTGAAGGAAGTGGGCAAAGCCAAGAAGCGCTACGTGCATCTGCAGCGGGTCAGCGAGGTGGCCAAGGAGAAAGCGACTGATGTGGAGGCCCG GCTCCGGAAGAGTGACCATGGCATATTCCACACCAAGGCCAGTTTGCAGAAGCTCAGCACCAAG TTTTCCGTGCAGCTGGCCGAGTACTCGCAGCAGCTGGCGGTGGCGCAGAATGAATACCTGCTGACGCTGGGAGCTGCCAATGCCCACCTGGGGCACTACTACCACATCGAGCTGCCTGCCGTCATGAAG ACCCTGGATGGTGACTTGTACGAGCGGCTCCGGGATCACCTGACCCTGGTCAGTCAGACAGAATTAGAGGCCTGCCACGCCACgcaggagcggtttcgggggatCCTGGAGGCCTCCGCACAG GTGTGCAGGGAGCAGAGCCTCCTCCTGTTCCTGCAGGATAACACTGCCTTCGCCCCAACTCCTGAGCAGCAGTTCCAGCCATCGGGCGCCGACCAG GCGCGGCTCCTGGAGGCGAGGAGTGGCAGCGCTGTGGAGAGCGGGCTGGAGAAGGAGGCTCGGCGCTGGGCCACCCGGGCAGCCAGAGACTACAAAATAAAGACTCATGGCAAGCAG GTTCTGCAGAGGATGGAAGCCAGGAGGCAGCAGGCCCCTGAAGCGGAGACGCCCGGCATGGAGAGAAGGATGGAAGAAGTGAGCGAGAACATCCGGAAAGCAGAG GTCAGCAGAGTAAAGGCCGATGCCCGGCTGGCATTGCTGCGCCAGGCCGGCCTAGATGTGGAcacctggctggcaggagccatggGGCAGGTCctggaggagctggagcaggagcgACGGCTGAGCGAGGCCCGCAAGTCGGACAAGGAGTCGACTCCCACG GCAGAAGAGTTTGATCTGGCAGAGTTTGACGATTATGATGACAATGAGGAGCTCTTTGAGGATGCTGGTCTCTGCCCTGGCACTGCCCGCATCTACCCATCCACCTGCAGGGTGTTCTTCGGGTACCAG GCCTGCCAGTCTGACGAGCTGTCCATCCACCAGGGCGAGGAGCTGGAGGTCATTGAGGACGGCGATGTGGAAGAATGGGTCAAG GCTCGGAACCAAGCGGGGCAGGTGGGCTATGTCCCCGAGAAGTACCTGATGTTCCTGGACGCTGTGGGGAGCGAGCGCAGGgcgctgaccgggagctgccagGAGGGCTCCTCCGAGACTGCCTTGGAAAGGGAGCTCACTAGCATTATGACCATGGACCTGGTGCTGGAGCCAGGAG ctctgcctgctctctctggCTGCCTGCAGCATGGCTGGTGCGAGCCCTCTACGATTACGAGGGGCAGAGTGTGGAGGAGCTGA